GCACAGAACAACAGCGTCTCGATTGAGTTCACTGGCAAACGTGTCTGCGTCACTGGCAAGCTCAGTCAAACCAGAGGGGAGATTGAAGCCCTTCTAAAAGCAGATGGTGCAATCATCGCCGGCAGTATCAGCAAAACTACTGATTACCTTGTTGCCGGAGCTGAGGCAGGGAGCAAGTTATCTAAGGCCGCTGACTTAGGCATCACTGTTCTGACTGAAGAACAGATGATGACAGCTCTTAACTAGCCATCAAAAAGCAGCATAGTGACAGGTTCAATTCCACCTTGCTGCTTTAAGTAATTGGAGCGGCTCATGCCTCTCCCATTTTAGCTAGGAGCGCCTCGTATTTTTTACGAAGCTCCAGGTTCTTTCCTACCTGTTCAATTACTGCATCCTCTACTGAGATGGCAAAGTTGTTAAGCAGTGCTGGTGCTTCTAAACCGAAGTGTTCCAAGATATCCTGTGATTCTTCTGACAGCTCTGACACCACGATCACTTCAGGAAGATTTCTCTTGATGACCTGACCGTTCTCTTTAGCTACTTCCCTAAGTGCAGCATCGATTGTTGATTGGTCTTTGTCTTTTACAAAGTCATTCATCACCTCAAACTGATTGCATAGCCCAACAAAACAGTTCCTCTGGCAGAAGTCATCGAGGACTGCAACAACTTCTCCTTCAGCAGGTTCATAGTCAGGAGCATTTTCAGTTGATTGAACCGTGGCTCCCTCCCATTGCCATGCAGTAACCAGGCCTTCATGGTGCTGGGCGCTCCACACGTAGTGCTTAAAGGTTTTCAATGCCGCCATGTAGGCACTCATATCTTCAGCTTCATGCAGTTCCTCAAGGCACATAATGTGTGTCATTGCGCCTTCCTTGCGATAAGGATCAGTATTTGGAGTGAACTCTGAGTCCTCTGCACAGCTAACTGTAGGTGCCACGGTTAACAAATAAAGGATTTTCTCCTCACCGAATTCTTGGGCCATCGTCCTGCCTATCTCTAAACAGGCTTGGTGCCTTTGCTCTCGGTCTGTCTCTGTGACTGCACCAGTAACGACGGTGTCATCACCGATAGCTATCAGTGTGAGGTCAATCAACTGGTTATCAGCAAGGACACCTAACAAATACTCCTGGTAATATTTACCTAGTGCCTTGGCATCACGGTCCTTAACGAACTCATATATGTAGTGTTCTTTTGTGAGCGGTTCACTCACGGCTTGGAAGTTAGGCATCTTCTATTTCCTCCTCACTAACGATGGTCACAACGATGTCAGTGAGGCAATTCAGCAGTGCAGCACTGATTAAATTCATTGCTTCATTGATTGCTTCATCAGAAGCATTGGTATGTGTGCGGCAAATTTGCCCAAGACAATCCACTGCATCAATCGTGTCAGGTAGCGCGAATGCTGGCAATCTTTTGTTTGCAGACTTCAGATGTTTAATGAGTTCAGTGACTGATGCCGATGCAGCTGTCTGTTTGAATTCGTTCTCTAATGTTTGTTGGTTCATTTTGTTTCCTCTTGTTTTAGTAATCTGTTAATTCATTAGCTTGTAACTGATTGGCAGGGCGCTTGAATGCACGTACTGATTTGTTCCTTCCGTTCTCTTGCTTCTGGCTTGTGCTGAATTTCAACCAGCCCCGCGCACGCATGAGCTCAGATACTCGACGGCTATGGCTCAGCTCCTGCATATGCGGTGGAACTTGAAGCACACCTCTGATGATGTCCTGAATAGAGACCTTGTTCCTTGTGGATAGGAACTCATCAAGCAGCTGCTCAATGGGGTCTTCCACTCGGAACTGCATCGTCTTCTCGTGGACCTTCTCGTATTCATTGCGGGTCCAGGTACAGCTGGTGCCTGCATCAATCTCGGCAAGTGCTTTGGCCCAGAGACCATCACGGTTCGCAGCCACCCACTCGAAGTCGATGGTCTCCCCCTCAGGGATCTGAATCATGAATGTCCTGCGGCTCTCAACGTCAGTGATGAACTCACTTCTATTGGTATTGCCGTAGAAAGCAAATGCCCGTGGCACACGCTCAGGGTGAGGCGCATACGGAAGGCGGGTGATGTCTTCCCTAATGGAGACGAGGTTCTTCATCTTCTCCCTGTCTGACTTACGTCCACAGGTCATCGAATCAACCTCAGCTAGCTCGTTGATCCAGCTCATCTGCATACGGGATGGCTCTTTCACAAGCATGTCCACGTCAGCACTCAGCTCTCCATACCAATCAGCGGTAGGGATAAGGGATCTACCGAATGCACTCTTCCCAATCCCCTGTGCCCCCACCAGGATCATCAACCAATCCATCACGCAGCCAGGCTGGAGCGGACGTTTTGCAGTACCGACCATCCACTTCTTGAAGATGTCAGCAGCTAACTGTTCGTCTGTCTTGAAGATGCGTTGGGTGATTTCTCCCCAGCTCATATCCAAGGCACGTCCACGGCAGGTATTCAGGTACTCAACAACTGGATCCTTCTGGTTAGTGGCAAGGATGTACTCGACAGCAGAGCGTGCGTGCTCCTGCCTCATTGACTCACCAAGGATTTCACCAATCAAGTGGTGGATGTTCTTGATGGAGCTGGCACTTAAGACCTTCTGCTTTAGAGAGCTGCGGTCTCTGTAGGTGCTGGACTGGCGGCGGATATCAAAGCTCAGCTCTGGCAG
This portion of the Synechococcus sp. ROS8604 genome encodes:
- a CDS encoding virulence-associated E family protein, with amino-acid sequence MFHINDIQDIVTTSQSPDVHMEIAGKTNQSQGSQAKRGRPQGSTKAATDIAAEQLTHRKMIQRALPELSFDIRRQSSTYRDRSSLKQKVLSASSIKNIHHLIGEILGESMRQEHARSAVEYILATNQKDPVVEYLNTCRGRALDMSWGEITQRIFKTDEQLAADIFKKWMVGTAKRPLQPGCVMDWLMILVGAQGIGKSAFGRSLIPTADWYGELSADVDMLVKEPSRMQMSWINELAEVDSMTCGRKSDREKMKNLVSIREDITRLPYAPHPERVPRAFAFYGNTNRSEFITDVESRRTFMIQIPEGETIDFEWVAANRDGLWAKALAEIDAGTSCTWTRNEYEKVHEKTMQFRVEDPIEQLLDEFLSTRNKVSIQDIIRGVLQVPPHMQELSHSRRVSELMRARGWLKFSTSQKQENGRNKSVRAFKRPANQLQANELTDY